In a genomic window of Rhopalosiphum maidis isolate BTI-1 chromosome 4, ASM367621v3, whole genome shotgun sequence:
- the LOC113549424 gene encoding SLIT-ROBO Rho GTPase-activating protein 1-like isoform X1, producing MLCAEELIGGIDEADASAFKSPIRRLGSTRKILYFNNIRLQLNEHLRCLDSRVEAQVSLVSELQDYFRRRAEVEMDYSKSLDKLAKSLQLRHKEQKQKREQWSLFTSYSCWQQLVLQTKNLSKDHGALSELYSTHLVSRLSQVTEDVQRIYKRCREICYEIHEEILRVLHELHTTMKTYQSYQTEAKQAEAKLKVAENQRLKIEQAVPKEKLDKSKKVRLIGKEVQKRKNKYFDAKLKALKARNEYILCLEATNSTVHKYFVDDLSDLMDCMDFGFHHCVTKALKMQTSAEEGRIHSMQAGLDATNLIVSAMDSGVDKQRFLEFNHTAFMIPKKFEFQGQKDEYAEPELQKLLCADMETRLEQLNQRVTSLHTESDEVWKTLATAEKTLLEMLTANDYDCSNYFGEKAIPTSKPPETISIKLRADKHETEEFYLTKLRDYLMRTSRIVRLDAKQQHINETLTSICCKRPQNGNVDSTPAKLTPQRPLHKPIVRRKRIGRLQMNGQPKLFGGSLEEYLDATNQEIPLVIKSCIRVINLYGLHHQGIFRVSGSQVEINNFKDAFERGEDPLADMTDASDINSVAGVLKLYLRELREPLFPIIYFDQFMELAQLESRHKFVLKIKELVQSFPNQVVVMLRYLFAFLNHLSEFSDENMMDVYNLAICFGPTLVPVPEEKDQVQYQNLVNDLIKNIILFHEDIFPSLSDIGGLVYEKYISREPDDVDVGDSPSDHAQEDIDSEVYPSEDECESLEATAQHDFVARSERELSFKKGETIALHTQVSGDWWRGCVNGREGLIPDKYILLKIRDEEREKPLAELCAKSITSSDDSTRRRTSSSNDSVLSESAASGYSSPPLADVPWPPNSAGSGPPSAGRNSASSSPHRRAVPDAPTHEMGSTDSLDSGKDSAVDEQSPLHDGVTRTAYRQPPSSIADGRRRRGDKTYSTSSPPPVAAVREHHNRSKSADCCGVGAAGSDEDGSRAKTHAKSLSLGDDSFDHKIQLWRKRADSQGSIDRKPMPAVRHQLQQQHHCAAAADMKVPGGAPDLVMDLPARTSGGGGASAPQDASAAAVATQEPDSPDMGTAAERFAKQNQCTLKKYSKPVPAVPQMANGGDKPELPPKSTKPPLKAKPQIFKKPVFLAAGKANDGQAPPHV from the exons ATATTCGCCTCCAGCTTAACGAACATCTACGATGTCTAGACAGTCGAGTGGAGGCACAAGTATCTTTAGTTTCCGAACTTCAAGATTATTTCAGAAGGCGGGCCGAGGTAGAAATGGACTACAGCAAAAGCCTGGATAAGTTAGCTAAAAGTTTACAACTTCGCCACAAAgaacaaaaacaaaa GAGAGAACAGTGGTCGTTGTTTACTAGCTACTCGTGTTGGCAGCAACTGGTGTTGCAAACAAAAAATCTCAGTAAAGATCACGGAGCGCTTAGTGAGCTTTATTCCACTCATCTAGTCAGCAGATTATCTCAGGTCACTGAAGATGTGCAAAGGATATATAAACGA TGTCGGGAGATTTGTTACGAAATCCACGAGGAAATATTACGGGTTCTCCACGAACTGCATACCACCATGAAAACGTATCAGTCGTATCAGACCGAAGCCAAACAGGCAGAAGCGAAGCTTAAAGTGGCCGAAAATCAAAGACTGAAAATCGAACAGGCAGTTCCTAAAGAAAAACTAGACAAGTCGAAAAAAGTTAGACTTATTGGCAAAGAAgttcaaaaa agAAAGAACAAATACTTTGATGCTAAATTAAAAGCATTGAAAGCACGCAACGAATACATTCTGTGTCTGGAAGCAACCAACAGTACAGTGCACAAATACTTTGTCGATGACTTATCCGACTTAATGGATTGCATGGATTTTGGATTTCACCACTGCGTGACGAAAGCTTTAAAGATGCAGACATCGGCGGAAGAAGGCCGTATTCATTCCATGCAAGCTGGCCTAGACGCTACTAATCTTATTGTCTCAGCTATGGACTCCGGTGTGGACAAACAacgatttttagaatttaaccACACCGCGTTTATGATACctaagaaatttgaatttcaaggACAAAAAGATGAG TATGCGGAACCGGAATTGCAAAAATTGCTCTGCGCTGATATGGAAACGAGGTTGGAACAGCTGAATCAAAGAGTTACGAGCCTGCACACGGAGTCCGACGAGGTGTGGAAAACACTGGCTACGGCTGAAAAAACTCTTTTGGAGATGCTTACTGCGAACGATTACGACTGTAGCAATTATTTCGGCGAAAAGGCAATTCCGACAAGCAAACCACCAGAAACCATTAGTATTAAGCTGCGAGCAGACAAACACGAGACTGAAGAATTTTATCTAACC AAATTACGCGATTATCTCATGAGAACGAGTCGAATCGTACGTCTAGATGCCAAACAACAGCACATAAACGAAACGTTAACATCCATATGTTGCAAGCGTCCCCAAAATGGCAACGTCGATTCGACGCCCGCTAAACTGACGCCTCAGCGTCCGTTACACAAGCCGATTGTCCGCAGGAAAAGGATTGGTAGGTTACAGATGAACGGCCAACCGAAATTGTTCGGTGGATCTCTGGAAGAATACTTGGATGCGACAAATCAAGAGATACCACTGGTCATTAAGAGCTGTATTCGAGTGATAAACTTATACG GACTTCACCATCAAGGGATCTTTAGAGTGTCTGGCTCGCAAGtggaaattaacaattttaaagacGCGTTCGAAAGGGGCGAAGATCCACTTGCTGACATGACAGACGCTTCTGACATAAATTCCGTCGCGGGAGTGTTGAAATTATACTTACGTGAACTGCGAGAACCTCTGTTCCCAATTATCTATTTTGATCAATTTATGGAGCTTGCCC aactcGAGTCACGCCATAAATTTGTGTTGAAGATTAAAGAACTTGTTCAAAGCTTTCCAAATCAAGTGGTTGTCATGTTGAGATATTTGTTTGCATTCCTAAACCA tttgtcCGAGTTCAGCGACGAAAACATGATGGATGTTTACAATCTGGCTATTTGTTTTGGTCCGACATTAGTGCCGGTTCCCGAAGAAAAAGACCAAGTTCAGTACCAGAACCTGGTCAACGatctcataaaaaatattattttattccacGAAGACATATTCCCATCGCTGTCGGATATTGGCGGGCTCGTGTACGAAAAGTACATATCCCGCGAGCCTGATGACGTGGATGTGGGCGATTCACCTTCTGACCATGCCCAAGAGGACATCGACTCTGAGGTTTACCCATCAGAAGACG aatgcGAAAGTCTCGAAGCTACAGCACAGCATGATTTTGTTGCTCGTTCAGAACGGGAATTAAGCTTCAAGAAGGGTGAAACTATTGCTCTTCATACACAAGTTTCAGGAGATTGGTGGCGCGGTTGTGTCAACGGTCGAGAAGGTCTTATACCTGACAAATATATTCTTCTCAAGATCAG GGACGAAGAACGCGAGAAACCCTTGGCCGAACTTTGCGCCAAGTCCATCACGTCCTCGGACGATTCGACCAGACGACGGACGTCCAGCTCTAACGATTCGGTGCTGTCCGAGTCCGCGGCCTCCGGTTACTCGTCACCGCCGCTGGCCGACGTGCCGTGGCCACCGAATTCTGCGGGCTCTGGCCCCCCCTCTGCGGGCAGGAACTCAGCGTCGTCTTCGCCACACCGCCGGGCTGTGCCCGACGCGCCCACTCACGAG ATGGGCAGCACGGACAGCTTGGACTCGGGGAAGGACTCGGCGGTGGACGAACAGTCGCCGCTGCACGACGGCGTGACGAGGACCGCGTACAGGCAGCCACCGTCGTCGATCGCGGACGGGCGGCGAAGGCGCGGAGACAAGACGTACTCGACGTCGTCGCCGCCACCGGTAGCAGCCGTCCGCGAACACCACAACCGGTCAAAGTCGGCCGACTGCTGCGGCGTCGGTGCTGCCGGCAGTGACGAAGACGGTTCGCGGGCCAAAACTCACGCGAAGAGCTTGAGCTTGGGCGACGACTCGTTCGACCACAAGATCCAGCTGTGGCGGAAGCGGGCCGACTCGCAGGGGTCCATCGACCGGAAGCCGATGCCCGCCGTCCGACACCAGCTCCAACAACAGCACCActgcgccgccgccgccgacatGAAGGTTCCCGGCGGCGCCCCGGACCTGGTCATGGACCTTCCGGCCAGGACTTCCGGCGGCGGCGGAGCGTCGGCGCCACAGGACGCGAGCGCCGCGGCGGTCGCCACCCAAGAACCCGACAGTCCGGACATGGGCACGGCCGCCGAGCGTTTCGCCAAGCAGAACCAGTGCACGTTGAAGAAGTACAGCAAACCGGTGCCCGCGGTGCCGCAGATGGCCAACGGCGGCGACAAGCCCGAACTGCCGCCCAAGTCGACCAAGCCGCCGCTCAAGGCCAAGCCCCAGATATTCAAAAAACCCGTATTTCTCGCCGCCGGTAAGGCCAACGACGGGCAGGCGCCGCCGCACGTTTAG
- the LOC113549424 gene encoding SLIT-ROBO Rho GTPase-activating protein 1-like isoform X2 has translation MFQCIVQPRNTWSRSSPELRELRVVYPDIRLQLNEHLRCLDSRVEAQVSLVSELQDYFRRRAEVEMDYSKSLDKLAKSLQLRHKEQKQKREQWSLFTSYSCWQQLVLQTKNLSKDHGALSELYSTHLVSRLSQVTEDVQRIYKRCREICYEIHEEILRVLHELHTTMKTYQSYQTEAKQAEAKLKVAENQRLKIEQAVPKEKLDKSKKVRLIGKEVQKRKNKYFDAKLKALKARNEYILCLEATNSTVHKYFVDDLSDLMDCMDFGFHHCVTKALKMQTSAEEGRIHSMQAGLDATNLIVSAMDSGVDKQRFLEFNHTAFMIPKKFEFQGQKDEYAEPELQKLLCADMETRLEQLNQRVTSLHTESDEVWKTLATAEKTLLEMLTANDYDCSNYFGEKAIPTSKPPETISIKLRADKHETEEFYLTKLRDYLMRTSRIVRLDAKQQHINETLTSICCKRPQNGNVDSTPAKLTPQRPLHKPIVRRKRIGRLQMNGQPKLFGGSLEEYLDATNQEIPLVIKSCIRVINLYGLHHQGIFRVSGSQVEINNFKDAFERGEDPLADMTDASDINSVAGVLKLYLRELREPLFPIIYFDQFMELAQLESRHKFVLKIKELVQSFPNQVVVMLRYLFAFLNHLSEFSDENMMDVYNLAICFGPTLVPVPEEKDQVQYQNLVNDLIKNIILFHEDIFPSLSDIGGLVYEKYISREPDDVDVGDSPSDHAQEDIDSEVYPSEDECESLEATAQHDFVARSERELSFKKGETIALHTQVSGDWWRGCVNGREGLIPDKYILLKIRDEEREKPLAELCAKSITSSDDSTRRRTSSSNDSVLSESAASGYSSPPLADVPWPPNSAGSGPPSAGRNSASSSPHRRAVPDAPTHEMGSTDSLDSGKDSAVDEQSPLHDGVTRTAYRQPPSSIADGRRRRGDKTYSTSSPPPVAAVREHHNRSKSADCCGVGAAGSDEDGSRAKTHAKSLSLGDDSFDHKIQLWRKRADSQGSIDRKPMPAVRHQLQQQHHCAAAADMKVPGGAPDLVMDLPARTSGGGGASAPQDASAAAVATQEPDSPDMGTAAERFAKQNQCTLKKYSKPVPAVPQMANGGDKPELPPKSTKPPLKAKPQIFKKPVFLAAGKANDGQAPPHV, from the exons ATATTCGCCTCCAGCTTAACGAACATCTACGATGTCTAGACAGTCGAGTGGAGGCACAAGTATCTTTAGTTTCCGAACTTCAAGATTATTTCAGAAGGCGGGCCGAGGTAGAAATGGACTACAGCAAAAGCCTGGATAAGTTAGCTAAAAGTTTACAACTTCGCCACAAAgaacaaaaacaaaa GAGAGAACAGTGGTCGTTGTTTACTAGCTACTCGTGTTGGCAGCAACTGGTGTTGCAAACAAAAAATCTCAGTAAAGATCACGGAGCGCTTAGTGAGCTTTATTCCACTCATCTAGTCAGCAGATTATCTCAGGTCACTGAAGATGTGCAAAGGATATATAAACGA TGTCGGGAGATTTGTTACGAAATCCACGAGGAAATATTACGGGTTCTCCACGAACTGCATACCACCATGAAAACGTATCAGTCGTATCAGACCGAAGCCAAACAGGCAGAAGCGAAGCTTAAAGTGGCCGAAAATCAAAGACTGAAAATCGAACAGGCAGTTCCTAAAGAAAAACTAGACAAGTCGAAAAAAGTTAGACTTATTGGCAAAGAAgttcaaaaa agAAAGAACAAATACTTTGATGCTAAATTAAAAGCATTGAAAGCACGCAACGAATACATTCTGTGTCTGGAAGCAACCAACAGTACAGTGCACAAATACTTTGTCGATGACTTATCCGACTTAATGGATTGCATGGATTTTGGATTTCACCACTGCGTGACGAAAGCTTTAAAGATGCAGACATCGGCGGAAGAAGGCCGTATTCATTCCATGCAAGCTGGCCTAGACGCTACTAATCTTATTGTCTCAGCTATGGACTCCGGTGTGGACAAACAacgatttttagaatttaaccACACCGCGTTTATGATACctaagaaatttgaatttcaaggACAAAAAGATGAG TATGCGGAACCGGAATTGCAAAAATTGCTCTGCGCTGATATGGAAACGAGGTTGGAACAGCTGAATCAAAGAGTTACGAGCCTGCACACGGAGTCCGACGAGGTGTGGAAAACACTGGCTACGGCTGAAAAAACTCTTTTGGAGATGCTTACTGCGAACGATTACGACTGTAGCAATTATTTCGGCGAAAAGGCAATTCCGACAAGCAAACCACCAGAAACCATTAGTATTAAGCTGCGAGCAGACAAACACGAGACTGAAGAATTTTATCTAACC AAATTACGCGATTATCTCATGAGAACGAGTCGAATCGTACGTCTAGATGCCAAACAACAGCACATAAACGAAACGTTAACATCCATATGTTGCAAGCGTCCCCAAAATGGCAACGTCGATTCGACGCCCGCTAAACTGACGCCTCAGCGTCCGTTACACAAGCCGATTGTCCGCAGGAAAAGGATTGGTAGGTTACAGATGAACGGCCAACCGAAATTGTTCGGTGGATCTCTGGAAGAATACTTGGATGCGACAAATCAAGAGATACCACTGGTCATTAAGAGCTGTATTCGAGTGATAAACTTATACG GACTTCACCATCAAGGGATCTTTAGAGTGTCTGGCTCGCAAGtggaaattaacaattttaaagacGCGTTCGAAAGGGGCGAAGATCCACTTGCTGACATGACAGACGCTTCTGACATAAATTCCGTCGCGGGAGTGTTGAAATTATACTTACGTGAACTGCGAGAACCTCTGTTCCCAATTATCTATTTTGATCAATTTATGGAGCTTGCCC aactcGAGTCACGCCATAAATTTGTGTTGAAGATTAAAGAACTTGTTCAAAGCTTTCCAAATCAAGTGGTTGTCATGTTGAGATATTTGTTTGCATTCCTAAACCA tttgtcCGAGTTCAGCGACGAAAACATGATGGATGTTTACAATCTGGCTATTTGTTTTGGTCCGACATTAGTGCCGGTTCCCGAAGAAAAAGACCAAGTTCAGTACCAGAACCTGGTCAACGatctcataaaaaatattattttattccacGAAGACATATTCCCATCGCTGTCGGATATTGGCGGGCTCGTGTACGAAAAGTACATATCCCGCGAGCCTGATGACGTGGATGTGGGCGATTCACCTTCTGACCATGCCCAAGAGGACATCGACTCTGAGGTTTACCCATCAGAAGACG aatgcGAAAGTCTCGAAGCTACAGCACAGCATGATTTTGTTGCTCGTTCAGAACGGGAATTAAGCTTCAAGAAGGGTGAAACTATTGCTCTTCATACACAAGTTTCAGGAGATTGGTGGCGCGGTTGTGTCAACGGTCGAGAAGGTCTTATACCTGACAAATATATTCTTCTCAAGATCAG GGACGAAGAACGCGAGAAACCCTTGGCCGAACTTTGCGCCAAGTCCATCACGTCCTCGGACGATTCGACCAGACGACGGACGTCCAGCTCTAACGATTCGGTGCTGTCCGAGTCCGCGGCCTCCGGTTACTCGTCACCGCCGCTGGCCGACGTGCCGTGGCCACCGAATTCTGCGGGCTCTGGCCCCCCCTCTGCGGGCAGGAACTCAGCGTCGTCTTCGCCACACCGCCGGGCTGTGCCCGACGCGCCCACTCACGAG ATGGGCAGCACGGACAGCTTGGACTCGGGGAAGGACTCGGCGGTGGACGAACAGTCGCCGCTGCACGACGGCGTGACGAGGACCGCGTACAGGCAGCCACCGTCGTCGATCGCGGACGGGCGGCGAAGGCGCGGAGACAAGACGTACTCGACGTCGTCGCCGCCACCGGTAGCAGCCGTCCGCGAACACCACAACCGGTCAAAGTCGGCCGACTGCTGCGGCGTCGGTGCTGCCGGCAGTGACGAAGACGGTTCGCGGGCCAAAACTCACGCGAAGAGCTTGAGCTTGGGCGACGACTCGTTCGACCACAAGATCCAGCTGTGGCGGAAGCGGGCCGACTCGCAGGGGTCCATCGACCGGAAGCCGATGCCCGCCGTCCGACACCAGCTCCAACAACAGCACCActgcgccgccgccgccgacatGAAGGTTCCCGGCGGCGCCCCGGACCTGGTCATGGACCTTCCGGCCAGGACTTCCGGCGGCGGCGGAGCGTCGGCGCCACAGGACGCGAGCGCCGCGGCGGTCGCCACCCAAGAACCCGACAGTCCGGACATGGGCACGGCCGCCGAGCGTTTCGCCAAGCAGAACCAGTGCACGTTGAAGAAGTACAGCAAACCGGTGCCCGCGGTGCCGCAGATGGCCAACGGCGGCGACAAGCCCGAACTGCCGCCCAAGTCGACCAAGCCGCCGCTCAAGGCCAAGCCCCAGATATTCAAAAAACCCGTATTTCTCGCCGCCGGTAAGGCCAACGACGGGCAGGCGCCGCCGCACGTTTAG
- the LOC113549424 gene encoding SLIT-ROBO Rho GTPase-activating protein 1-like isoform X3, with protein MGKMSSVTTAVAAADERTMTAKDIRLQLNEHLRCLDSRVEAQVSLVSELQDYFRRRAEVEMDYSKSLDKLAKSLQLRHKEQKQKREQWSLFTSYSCWQQLVLQTKNLSKDHGALSELYSTHLVSRLSQVTEDVQRIYKRCREICYEIHEEILRVLHELHTTMKTYQSYQTEAKQAEAKLKVAENQRLKIEQAVPKEKLDKSKKVRLIGKEVQKRKNKYFDAKLKALKARNEYILCLEATNSTVHKYFVDDLSDLMDCMDFGFHHCVTKALKMQTSAEEGRIHSMQAGLDATNLIVSAMDSGVDKQRFLEFNHTAFMIPKKFEFQGQKDEYAEPELQKLLCADMETRLEQLNQRVTSLHTESDEVWKTLATAEKTLLEMLTANDYDCSNYFGEKAIPTSKPPETISIKLRADKHETEEFYLTKLRDYLMRTSRIVRLDAKQQHINETLTSICCKRPQNGNVDSTPAKLTPQRPLHKPIVRRKRIGRLQMNGQPKLFGGSLEEYLDATNQEIPLVIKSCIRVINLYGLHHQGIFRVSGSQVEINNFKDAFERGEDPLADMTDASDINSVAGVLKLYLRELREPLFPIIYFDQFMELAQLESRHKFVLKIKELVQSFPNQVVVMLRYLFAFLNHLSEFSDENMMDVYNLAICFGPTLVPVPEEKDQVQYQNLVNDLIKNIILFHEDIFPSLSDIGGLVYEKYISREPDDVDVGDSPSDHAQEDIDSEVYPSEDECESLEATAQHDFVARSERELSFKKGETIALHTQVSGDWWRGCVNGREGLIPDKYILLKIRDEEREKPLAELCAKSITSSDDSTRRRTSSSNDSVLSESAASGYSSPPLADVPWPPNSAGSGPPSAGRNSASSSPHRRAVPDAPTHEMGSTDSLDSGKDSAVDEQSPLHDGVTRTAYRQPPSSIADGRRRRGDKTYSTSSPPPVAAVREHHNRSKSADCCGVGAAGSDEDGSRAKTHAKSLSLGDDSFDHKIQLWRKRADSQGSIDRKPMPAVRHQLQQQHHCAAAADMKVPGGAPDLVMDLPARTSGGGGASAPQDASAAAVATQEPDSPDMGTAAERFAKQNQCTLKKYSKPVPAVPQMANGGDKPELPPKSTKPPLKAKPQIFKKPVFLAAGKANDGQAPPHV; from the exons atggggAAGATGTCTTCAGTCACCACGGCTGTTGCCGCCGCCGACGAAAGGACGATGACCGCCAAGG ATATTCGCCTCCAGCTTAACGAACATCTACGATGTCTAGACAGTCGAGTGGAGGCACAAGTATCTTTAGTTTCCGAACTTCAAGATTATTTCAGAAGGCGGGCCGAGGTAGAAATGGACTACAGCAAAAGCCTGGATAAGTTAGCTAAAAGTTTACAACTTCGCCACAAAgaacaaaaacaaaa GAGAGAACAGTGGTCGTTGTTTACTAGCTACTCGTGTTGGCAGCAACTGGTGTTGCAAACAAAAAATCTCAGTAAAGATCACGGAGCGCTTAGTGAGCTTTATTCCACTCATCTAGTCAGCAGATTATCTCAGGTCACTGAAGATGTGCAAAGGATATATAAACGA TGTCGGGAGATTTGTTACGAAATCCACGAGGAAATATTACGGGTTCTCCACGAACTGCATACCACCATGAAAACGTATCAGTCGTATCAGACCGAAGCCAAACAGGCAGAAGCGAAGCTTAAAGTGGCCGAAAATCAAAGACTGAAAATCGAACAGGCAGTTCCTAAAGAAAAACTAGACAAGTCGAAAAAAGTTAGACTTATTGGCAAAGAAgttcaaaaa agAAAGAACAAATACTTTGATGCTAAATTAAAAGCATTGAAAGCACGCAACGAATACATTCTGTGTCTGGAAGCAACCAACAGTACAGTGCACAAATACTTTGTCGATGACTTATCCGACTTAATGGATTGCATGGATTTTGGATTTCACCACTGCGTGACGAAAGCTTTAAAGATGCAGACATCGGCGGAAGAAGGCCGTATTCATTCCATGCAAGCTGGCCTAGACGCTACTAATCTTATTGTCTCAGCTATGGACTCCGGTGTGGACAAACAacgatttttagaatttaaccACACCGCGTTTATGATACctaagaaatttgaatttcaaggACAAAAAGATGAG TATGCGGAACCGGAATTGCAAAAATTGCTCTGCGCTGATATGGAAACGAGGTTGGAACAGCTGAATCAAAGAGTTACGAGCCTGCACACGGAGTCCGACGAGGTGTGGAAAACACTGGCTACGGCTGAAAAAACTCTTTTGGAGATGCTTACTGCGAACGATTACGACTGTAGCAATTATTTCGGCGAAAAGGCAATTCCGACAAGCAAACCACCAGAAACCATTAGTATTAAGCTGCGAGCAGACAAACACGAGACTGAAGAATTTTATCTAACC AAATTACGCGATTATCTCATGAGAACGAGTCGAATCGTACGTCTAGATGCCAAACAACAGCACATAAACGAAACGTTAACATCCATATGTTGCAAGCGTCCCCAAAATGGCAACGTCGATTCGACGCCCGCTAAACTGACGCCTCAGCGTCCGTTACACAAGCCGATTGTCCGCAGGAAAAGGATTGGTAGGTTACAGATGAACGGCCAACCGAAATTGTTCGGTGGATCTCTGGAAGAATACTTGGATGCGACAAATCAAGAGATACCACTGGTCATTAAGAGCTGTATTCGAGTGATAAACTTATACG GACTTCACCATCAAGGGATCTTTAGAGTGTCTGGCTCGCAAGtggaaattaacaattttaaagacGCGTTCGAAAGGGGCGAAGATCCACTTGCTGACATGACAGACGCTTCTGACATAAATTCCGTCGCGGGAGTGTTGAAATTATACTTACGTGAACTGCGAGAACCTCTGTTCCCAATTATCTATTTTGATCAATTTATGGAGCTTGCCC aactcGAGTCACGCCATAAATTTGTGTTGAAGATTAAAGAACTTGTTCAAAGCTTTCCAAATCAAGTGGTTGTCATGTTGAGATATTTGTTTGCATTCCTAAACCA tttgtcCGAGTTCAGCGACGAAAACATGATGGATGTTTACAATCTGGCTATTTGTTTTGGTCCGACATTAGTGCCGGTTCCCGAAGAAAAAGACCAAGTTCAGTACCAGAACCTGGTCAACGatctcataaaaaatattattttattccacGAAGACATATTCCCATCGCTGTCGGATATTGGCGGGCTCGTGTACGAAAAGTACATATCCCGCGAGCCTGATGACGTGGATGTGGGCGATTCACCTTCTGACCATGCCCAAGAGGACATCGACTCTGAGGTTTACCCATCAGAAGACG aatgcGAAAGTCTCGAAGCTACAGCACAGCATGATTTTGTTGCTCGTTCAGAACGGGAATTAAGCTTCAAGAAGGGTGAAACTATTGCTCTTCATACACAAGTTTCAGGAGATTGGTGGCGCGGTTGTGTCAACGGTCGAGAAGGTCTTATACCTGACAAATATATTCTTCTCAAGATCAG GGACGAAGAACGCGAGAAACCCTTGGCCGAACTTTGCGCCAAGTCCATCACGTCCTCGGACGATTCGACCAGACGACGGACGTCCAGCTCTAACGATTCGGTGCTGTCCGAGTCCGCGGCCTCCGGTTACTCGTCACCGCCGCTGGCCGACGTGCCGTGGCCACCGAATTCTGCGGGCTCTGGCCCCCCCTCTGCGGGCAGGAACTCAGCGTCGTCTTCGCCACACCGCCGGGCTGTGCCCGACGCGCCCACTCACGAG ATGGGCAGCACGGACAGCTTGGACTCGGGGAAGGACTCGGCGGTGGACGAACAGTCGCCGCTGCACGACGGCGTGACGAGGACCGCGTACAGGCAGCCACCGTCGTCGATCGCGGACGGGCGGCGAAGGCGCGGAGACAAGACGTACTCGACGTCGTCGCCGCCACCGGTAGCAGCCGTCCGCGAACACCACAACCGGTCAAAGTCGGCCGACTGCTGCGGCGTCGGTGCTGCCGGCAGTGACGAAGACGGTTCGCGGGCCAAAACTCACGCGAAGAGCTTGAGCTTGGGCGACGACTCGTTCGACCACAAGATCCAGCTGTGGCGGAAGCGGGCCGACTCGCAGGGGTCCATCGACCGGAAGCCGATGCCCGCCGTCCGACACCAGCTCCAACAACAGCACCActgcgccgccgccgccgacatGAAGGTTCCCGGCGGCGCCCCGGACCTGGTCATGGACCTTCCGGCCAGGACTTCCGGCGGCGGCGGAGCGTCGGCGCCACAGGACGCGAGCGCCGCGGCGGTCGCCACCCAAGAACCCGACAGTCCGGACATGGGCACGGCCGCCGAGCGTTTCGCCAAGCAGAACCAGTGCACGTTGAAGAAGTACAGCAAACCGGTGCCCGCGGTGCCGCAGATGGCCAACGGCGGCGACAAGCCCGAACTGCCGCCCAAGTCGACCAAGCCGCCGCTCAAGGCCAAGCCCCAGATATTCAAAAAACCCGTATTTCTCGCCGCCGGTAAGGCCAACGACGGGCAGGCGCCGCCGCACGTTTAG